In Bombyx mori chromosome 11, ASM3026992v2, one genomic interval encodes:
- the LOC101745212 gene encoding zinc finger protein Xfin isoform X1 translates to MFLITLIKIMESDSEDNSKSCDSWDDDPEIKEIKEMEKDLEMQIMKNIKKEKVISVDLPSNSTPVQLKVEVEVEQYSDKEDIDDPPANDDDDDDDDDDDGDDDGDGDDDDDDDDEEDISDNNITNIEELRGASNCNNYNRATSDVESLSKLNVYKKIKSFTAQVHISAEELIDAAKHHQVLDNYADKFLSVRVLNSLFRWNRKILEADFAERSIQVALDKWICWFRQCTRYSDVPQFYKCYMCDKAWWDLDPFREHLRKHKTDYIVNFEDLGYESNIVAYLSKELRPPFKNIRTQGKCLKCDRRCENHFFKANYSPIIPDKGDYPYFCLKCTEKFPTCAARRVHEQTQHGKPQFPCLYCKLSFSSKRILEDHLQRHTVRSDRPSTIPTKLCAECNLRYAVFKTHPCPKKWFRWCNQCYRQFDMKGAQEIHGLFSKTNVSCNICSQKFFSECSLVDHYLTHTNNFTLQYLCTRCGVFIHKDLRKQHKKQFHNRNPYYNKIPLVLPFIVPKALFLSKIEGLPGTKVQVLYVVETPPPPRVSKQQELKAALDGLKQDMYEHLSQYANTSQTTTPTRNCETTCIDLTESEPEQEINVKTEINTEPEECEDDIINLNINNISLMKTRSTEQNTTEQNKELELVLEKNNQITNEPGTFNIEILNVNNGTDSFEIQLKYDSESSLKQSQREKSVSHIEHNISSDEFASDSSNDEGTECTENGDVISVNKYRVKQPCVCTKCNTRYDTLESYLSHFTSHNYQSNTCPQCLSVFGTPMKLAWHFKTHINRTFLKTKFLDGDQKSEKLYRCKHCKQIFFKNEFFEHWESHFVLVRFEDSERYETALEVGKRNRTISESSMKTIIDCILNDEYLKSQKTCVVCMKEFNRQNVIKRHLIEHMLKDAQLKGEKNGDTNRIFNWCLRCQICSELLENSIVYKIHLREHASLPVHTCDVCDRVFNNTYYFAKHKKKHDLEKENSIKQLYEKQTEANPSAGRQVLESEPELNIKPEMPFEVIDEFEDDANVNDDMATPQRDEGMSVESSISDVDKIKIEATTSIQDIKKEIVEEDLQVEMDYNEFSVVKLEYEDLIERKENSPSELAITAEENSSDSSLDEEIEYAEVEDLLNVKRKRHETRGRKPAVQIEPHLCTKCDKEYDSLYKYLEHLTCHDLKANTCPQCLKTFERTTKLMWHFKIHINQTFLKIKFLKTEEKAGKIFRCRHCKKIVTKDDFFEHWERHYALMDWKSQKKMDVVIVNTDKNNKNLSETMMKNIIDYILGDPKFKRQKICVVCKRTFNRQSDVKRHLVEHLLKDAQVNGERSFFNWSLRCQICSEAFDKASSYKSHLREHASLPIYTCELCDRVFSDSSNFTKHKKVHNLQNYRCEICNKKFQTLPYLEKHMEIHKEKPIKCPCCPVMSYTPSLNRRHIRMHHVKGTKTLCPICSERFHTLKMKWDHLWQVHKLRKEKWDCNLCGSSYRKFKDLKDHYKDVHRKKYLKLMSGNKKDKIKKLLLQANVTVKSEPAEESNEMVDIIN, encoded by the exons AAAGACTTAGAAATGCAGATaatgaaaaacattaaaaaggAAAAAGTTATCTCTGTTGATTTACCATCTAATTCAACACCGGTCCAGTTAAAGGTGGAAGTGGAAGTCGAACAATATTCAGATAAAGAGGACATTGATGATCCACCGgcaaatgatgatgatgatgatgatgatgatgatgatgatggtgacgATGATggtgatggtgatgatgatgatgatgatgatgatgaagaagaCATAAGtgacaataatattacaaatattgaGGAGCTCCGAGGAGCGAGTAACTGCAATAATTACAATAGAGCAACATCAGATGTTGAGTCTCTGAGTAAACTTAATGTTTACAAGAAAATAAAGAGCTTCACGGCTCAAGTTCATATATCGGCCGAAGAACTAATCGATGCAGCCAAACATCATCAGGTCTTAGATAATTATGCTGATAAGTTCCTATCAGTGAGAGTTCTAAACTCTTTATTCCGTTGGAACAGGAAAATTTTGGAGGCGGATTTTGCAGAGAGATCAATACAGGTTGCACTGGATAAGTGGATATGTTGGTTCAGACAGTGTACCAGATATTCTGACGTGCCCCAGTTTTACAAGTGTTATATGTGCGATAAGGCCTGGTGGGATTTGGATCCTTTCAGAGAACACCTACGCAAGCATAAGACTGATTATATAGTCAACTTTGAAGATTTAGGGTATGAATCAAATATAGTTGCCTATTTAAGCAAGGAATTAAGGCCtccgtttaaaaatattagaaccCAAGGAAAATGTTTAAAGTGTGATAGACGGTGCGagaatcatttttttaaagcaaACTACAGTCCCATCATACCCGATAAGGGTGATTACCCTTATTTCTGTTTGAAGTGTACAGAGAAATTTCCAACCTGCGCTGCTCGAAGGGTACATGAACAAACACAACATGGGAAACCGCAGTTTCCTTGTTTGTATTGCAAATTGAGTTTCAGCTCTAAACGTATCCTAGAAGATCATCTCCAAAGACATACAGTGAGGTCAGACCGACCAAGCACTATTCCGACGAAATTGTGTGCAGAATGTAATCTTAGATATGCCGTATTCAAAACACACCCGTGCCCTAAGAAGTGGTTCCGTTGGTGCAACCAATGCTACAGACAATTTGATATGAAGGGAGCTCAAGAAATACATggtttattttcaaaaacaaacgTCAGCTGTAATATATGCTCTCAGAAGTTTTTCAGCGAATGTTCTCTGGTTGATCATTATTTAACGCACACAAACAACTTCACCCTGCAGTATTTGTGCACTAGATGTGGCGTTTTCATTCACAAGGACTTGAGGAAGCAGCACAAGAAACAGTTTCACAATAGGAATCCGTATTACAACAAAATACCATTGGTTTTGCCGTTTATTGTTCCGAAAGCGTTGTTCTTATcgaagatcgagggactgccgGGAACTAAAG TTCAAGTCTTGTACGTGGTCGAAACCCCTCCACCTCCTCGAGTGTCAAAGCAGCAAGAACTCAAAGCGGCTCTGGACGGCCTCAAGCAAGACATGTACGAGCATCTATCGCAGTACGCCAACACGTCTCAGACTACCACTCCAACGAGGAACTGTGAAACGACCTGCATTGATCTCACTGAA TCCGAGCCCGAGCAAGAGATTAATgtaaaaacagaaataaacacTGAGCCCGAGGAATGCGAGGATGACATCATAAACTTAAACATCAACAATATATCGTTAATGAAAACGAGATCCACCGAACAAAATACCACAGAACAGAACAAGGAACTCGAATtagttttggaaaaaaataatcaaattaccAACGAGCCCGGTACGTTTAATATTGAgatattaaatgtaaataatggtACAGATTcgtttgaaattcaattaaagtaTGACAGTGAAAGCAGCTTGAAACAAAGCCAGAGAGAGAAGTCTGTGAGTCACATTGAACACAATATTTCGTCCGATGAATTCGCATCAGATTCCAGCAACGACGAAGGGACCGAGTGCACGGAAAATGGCGACGTAATAAGCGTAAATAAATATCGAGTTAAACAGCCCTGTGTCTGCACGAAATGTAACACAAGATACGATACGCTCGAAAGTTATTTGAGTCATTTCACGAGCCACAATTACCAGTCGAACACGTGTCCGCAGTGTCTGTCAGTGTTTGGCACCCCAATGAAACTGGCCTGGCACTTCAAGACCCACATAAACAGGACGTTCTTGAAGACGAAGTTCCTGGACGGCGACCAGAAATCGGAGAAGCTGTACCGCTGCAAACACTGCAAGCAGATATTCTTCAAGAATGAATTCTTTGAGCACTGGGAGAGTCATTTTGTGTTGGTGCGCTTCGAGGACTCTGAACGCTACGAAACGGCTCTTGAAGTCGGCAAGAGAAACAGAACTATTTCTGAGTCATCGATGAAAACTATAATAG ATTGCATACTGAATGATGAATATTTGAAATCACAAAAAACCTGTGTCGTGTGTATGAAGGAGTTCAATAGACAGAACGTCATCAAGAGACATCTGATTGAACATATGTTAAAGGATGCACAATTGAAAGGTGAAAAGAACGGAGACACCAACAGGATTTTTAATTGGTGCCTGAG ATGTCAAATTTGTTCGGAGCTTCTGGAGAATTCGATTGTGTACAAGATTCATCTGCGCGAGCACGCCTCCCTACCCGTCCACACGTGCGACGTGTGCGATCGCGTATTCAACAACACGTATTACTTCGCGAAGCACAAAAAGAAACACGATCTGGAGAAGGAGAACAGCATCAAGCAGCTATACGAGAAGCAGACTGAAGCGAACCCGTCTGCGGGGAGACAAGTG CTAGAATCCGAGCCGGAGCTAAATATAAAGCCCGAAATGCCGTTTGAAGTGATTGATGAATTCGAGGATGATGCAAACGTCAATGATGATATGGCAACACCACAACGCGACGAGGGAATGTCAGTTGAATCGAGTATCAGTGACGTTGACAAAATCAAAATCGAAGCGACTACATCTATACAAGACATCAAGAAGGAGATCGTGGAAGAAGACCTCCAGGTGGAGATGGATTACAACGAGTTCAGCGTAGTCAAATTGGAGTATGAGGATCTGATAGAGCGGAAAGAGAACTCACCGAGTGAGCTCGCGATTACAGCCGAGGAGAACTCCTCAGATTCGAGCCTAGACGAGGAGATAGAGTACGCTGAAGTCGAGGATCTACTCAACGTGAAGAGGAAACGTCACGAGACCAGAGGCCGGAAGCCAGCCGTCCAAATCGAGCCGCATCTCTGCACGAAATGCGACAAAGAGTACGACAGTCTCTACAAATATCTAGAGCACCTCACCTGTCACGACCTCAAGGCTAACACCTGTCCGCAGTGTCTCAAGACATTCGAGAGGACAACGAAGCTGATGTGGCACTTCAAGATCCACATCAACCAAACGTTCCTGAAGATCAAGTTCCTCAAGACCGAGGAAAAAGCCGGTAAGATATTCCGGTGTAGACATTGCAAGAAGATCGTGACGAAGGATGATTTCTTTGAACATTGGGAGAGGCACTACGCTTTGATGGACTGGAAGAGCCAAAAAAAAATGGACGTTGTCATTGTCAATACGGACAAGAATAACAAGAATCTCTCGGAAACTATGATGAAAAATATTATAG ATTACATACTGGGCGATCCGAAGTTCAAGCGCCAAAAGATTTGCGTCGTCTGCAAGAGGACCTTCAACCGGCAGAGCGACGTCAAGCGCCACCTGGTGGAGCACCTGCTCAAGGACGCGCAGGTCAACGGCGAGAGGAGCTTCTTCAACTGGTCGTTGAG ATGTCAAATATGTTCGGAGGCCTTCGACAAGGCGAGCTCGTACAAGAGCCACCTGCGGGAGCACGCGTCGCTGCCGATATACACGTGCGAGCTGTGCGACCGCGTCTTCAGCGACTCGAGCAACTTCACCAAGCACAAGAAGGTCCACAACCTGCAGAACTACAGATGCGAGATATGCAACAAAAAATTTCAGACCCTGCCGTATCTCGAGAAGCACATGGAG ATACACAAAGAGAAGCCAATTAAATGTCCCTGTTGCCCGGTGATGTCGTACACTCCGTCCTTAAACAGGAGACACATCAGGATGCATCACGTAAAGGGCACAAAAACGCTGTGTCCTATTTGTTCGGAGCGATTCCACACACTCAAAATGAAATGGGACCATCTGTGGCAAGTCCATAAATTGAGGAAGGAGAAATGGGATTGTAACCTGTGCGGGTCCAGCTACAGGAAATTCAAAGACCTGAAGGACCATTACAAAGATGTGCACCGCAAGAAATACTTGAAGCTCATGTCTGGGAATAAGAAGGATAAGATAAAGAAGTTGCTATTGCAAGCTAACGTGACGGTTAAAAGTGAACCTGCAGAAGAATCTAATGAAATGGTGGACATAATAAACtag
- the LOC101745212 gene encoding zinc finger protein Xfin isoform X2 yields MKDLEMQIMKNIKKEKVISVDLPSNSTPVQLKVEVEVEQYSDKEDIDDPPANDDDDDDDDDDDGDDDGDGDDDDDDDDEEDISDNNITNIEELRGASNCNNYNRATSDVESLSKLNVYKKIKSFTAQVHISAEELIDAAKHHQVLDNYADKFLSVRVLNSLFRWNRKILEADFAERSIQVALDKWICWFRQCTRYSDVPQFYKCYMCDKAWWDLDPFREHLRKHKTDYIVNFEDLGYESNIVAYLSKELRPPFKNIRTQGKCLKCDRRCENHFFKANYSPIIPDKGDYPYFCLKCTEKFPTCAARRVHEQTQHGKPQFPCLYCKLSFSSKRILEDHLQRHTVRSDRPSTIPTKLCAECNLRYAVFKTHPCPKKWFRWCNQCYRQFDMKGAQEIHGLFSKTNVSCNICSQKFFSECSLVDHYLTHTNNFTLQYLCTRCGVFIHKDLRKQHKKQFHNRNPYYNKIPLVLPFIVPKALFLSKIEGLPGTKVQVLYVVETPPPPRVSKQQELKAALDGLKQDMYEHLSQYANTSQTTTPTRNCETTCIDLTESEPEQEINVKTEINTEPEECEDDIINLNINNISLMKTRSTEQNTTEQNKELELVLEKNNQITNEPGTFNIEILNVNNGTDSFEIQLKYDSESSLKQSQREKSVSHIEHNISSDEFASDSSNDEGTECTENGDVISVNKYRVKQPCVCTKCNTRYDTLESYLSHFTSHNYQSNTCPQCLSVFGTPMKLAWHFKTHINRTFLKTKFLDGDQKSEKLYRCKHCKQIFFKNEFFEHWESHFVLVRFEDSERYETALEVGKRNRTISESSMKTIIDCILNDEYLKSQKTCVVCMKEFNRQNVIKRHLIEHMLKDAQLKGEKNGDTNRIFNWCLRCQICSELLENSIVYKIHLREHASLPVHTCDVCDRVFNNTYYFAKHKKKHDLEKENSIKQLYEKQTEANPSAGRQVLESEPELNIKPEMPFEVIDEFEDDANVNDDMATPQRDEGMSVESSISDVDKIKIEATTSIQDIKKEIVEEDLQVEMDYNEFSVVKLEYEDLIERKENSPSELAITAEENSSDSSLDEEIEYAEVEDLLNVKRKRHETRGRKPAVQIEPHLCTKCDKEYDSLYKYLEHLTCHDLKANTCPQCLKTFERTTKLMWHFKIHINQTFLKIKFLKTEEKAGKIFRCRHCKKIVTKDDFFEHWERHYALMDWKSQKKMDVVIVNTDKNNKNLSETMMKNIIDYILGDPKFKRQKICVVCKRTFNRQSDVKRHLVEHLLKDAQVNGERSFFNWSLRCQICSEAFDKASSYKSHLREHASLPIYTCELCDRVFSDSSNFTKHKKVHNLQNYRCEICNKKFQTLPYLEKHMEIHKEKPIKCPCCPVMSYTPSLNRRHIRMHHVKGTKTLCPICSERFHTLKMKWDHLWQVHKLRKEKWDCNLCGSSYRKFKDLKDHYKDVHRKKYLKLMSGNKKDKIKKLLLQANVTVKSEPAEESNEMVDIIN; encoded by the exons AAAGACTTAGAAATGCAGATaatgaaaaacattaaaaaggAAAAAGTTATCTCTGTTGATTTACCATCTAATTCAACACCGGTCCAGTTAAAGGTGGAAGTGGAAGTCGAACAATATTCAGATAAAGAGGACATTGATGATCCACCGgcaaatgatgatgatgatgatgatgatgatgatgatgatggtgacgATGATggtgatggtgatgatgatgatgatgatgatgatgaagaagaCATAAGtgacaataatattacaaatattgaGGAGCTCCGAGGAGCGAGTAACTGCAATAATTACAATAGAGCAACATCAGATGTTGAGTCTCTGAGTAAACTTAATGTTTACAAGAAAATAAAGAGCTTCACGGCTCAAGTTCATATATCGGCCGAAGAACTAATCGATGCAGCCAAACATCATCAGGTCTTAGATAATTATGCTGATAAGTTCCTATCAGTGAGAGTTCTAAACTCTTTATTCCGTTGGAACAGGAAAATTTTGGAGGCGGATTTTGCAGAGAGATCAATACAGGTTGCACTGGATAAGTGGATATGTTGGTTCAGACAGTGTACCAGATATTCTGACGTGCCCCAGTTTTACAAGTGTTATATGTGCGATAAGGCCTGGTGGGATTTGGATCCTTTCAGAGAACACCTACGCAAGCATAAGACTGATTATATAGTCAACTTTGAAGATTTAGGGTATGAATCAAATATAGTTGCCTATTTAAGCAAGGAATTAAGGCCtccgtttaaaaatattagaaccCAAGGAAAATGTTTAAAGTGTGATAGACGGTGCGagaatcatttttttaaagcaaACTACAGTCCCATCATACCCGATAAGGGTGATTACCCTTATTTCTGTTTGAAGTGTACAGAGAAATTTCCAACCTGCGCTGCTCGAAGGGTACATGAACAAACACAACATGGGAAACCGCAGTTTCCTTGTTTGTATTGCAAATTGAGTTTCAGCTCTAAACGTATCCTAGAAGATCATCTCCAAAGACATACAGTGAGGTCAGACCGACCAAGCACTATTCCGACGAAATTGTGTGCAGAATGTAATCTTAGATATGCCGTATTCAAAACACACCCGTGCCCTAAGAAGTGGTTCCGTTGGTGCAACCAATGCTACAGACAATTTGATATGAAGGGAGCTCAAGAAATACATggtttattttcaaaaacaaacgTCAGCTGTAATATATGCTCTCAGAAGTTTTTCAGCGAATGTTCTCTGGTTGATCATTATTTAACGCACACAAACAACTTCACCCTGCAGTATTTGTGCACTAGATGTGGCGTTTTCATTCACAAGGACTTGAGGAAGCAGCACAAGAAACAGTTTCACAATAGGAATCCGTATTACAACAAAATACCATTGGTTTTGCCGTTTATTGTTCCGAAAGCGTTGTTCTTATcgaagatcgagggactgccgGGAACTAAAG TTCAAGTCTTGTACGTGGTCGAAACCCCTCCACCTCCTCGAGTGTCAAAGCAGCAAGAACTCAAAGCGGCTCTGGACGGCCTCAAGCAAGACATGTACGAGCATCTATCGCAGTACGCCAACACGTCTCAGACTACCACTCCAACGAGGAACTGTGAAACGACCTGCATTGATCTCACTGAA TCCGAGCCCGAGCAAGAGATTAATgtaaaaacagaaataaacacTGAGCCCGAGGAATGCGAGGATGACATCATAAACTTAAACATCAACAATATATCGTTAATGAAAACGAGATCCACCGAACAAAATACCACAGAACAGAACAAGGAACTCGAATtagttttggaaaaaaataatcaaattaccAACGAGCCCGGTACGTTTAATATTGAgatattaaatgtaaataatggtACAGATTcgtttgaaattcaattaaagtaTGACAGTGAAAGCAGCTTGAAACAAAGCCAGAGAGAGAAGTCTGTGAGTCACATTGAACACAATATTTCGTCCGATGAATTCGCATCAGATTCCAGCAACGACGAAGGGACCGAGTGCACGGAAAATGGCGACGTAATAAGCGTAAATAAATATCGAGTTAAACAGCCCTGTGTCTGCACGAAATGTAACACAAGATACGATACGCTCGAAAGTTATTTGAGTCATTTCACGAGCCACAATTACCAGTCGAACACGTGTCCGCAGTGTCTGTCAGTGTTTGGCACCCCAATGAAACTGGCCTGGCACTTCAAGACCCACATAAACAGGACGTTCTTGAAGACGAAGTTCCTGGACGGCGACCAGAAATCGGAGAAGCTGTACCGCTGCAAACACTGCAAGCAGATATTCTTCAAGAATGAATTCTTTGAGCACTGGGAGAGTCATTTTGTGTTGGTGCGCTTCGAGGACTCTGAACGCTACGAAACGGCTCTTGAAGTCGGCAAGAGAAACAGAACTATTTCTGAGTCATCGATGAAAACTATAATAG ATTGCATACTGAATGATGAATATTTGAAATCACAAAAAACCTGTGTCGTGTGTATGAAGGAGTTCAATAGACAGAACGTCATCAAGAGACATCTGATTGAACATATGTTAAAGGATGCACAATTGAAAGGTGAAAAGAACGGAGACACCAACAGGATTTTTAATTGGTGCCTGAG ATGTCAAATTTGTTCGGAGCTTCTGGAGAATTCGATTGTGTACAAGATTCATCTGCGCGAGCACGCCTCCCTACCCGTCCACACGTGCGACGTGTGCGATCGCGTATTCAACAACACGTATTACTTCGCGAAGCACAAAAAGAAACACGATCTGGAGAAGGAGAACAGCATCAAGCAGCTATACGAGAAGCAGACTGAAGCGAACCCGTCTGCGGGGAGACAAGTG CTAGAATCCGAGCCGGAGCTAAATATAAAGCCCGAAATGCCGTTTGAAGTGATTGATGAATTCGAGGATGATGCAAACGTCAATGATGATATGGCAACACCACAACGCGACGAGGGAATGTCAGTTGAATCGAGTATCAGTGACGTTGACAAAATCAAAATCGAAGCGACTACATCTATACAAGACATCAAGAAGGAGATCGTGGAAGAAGACCTCCAGGTGGAGATGGATTACAACGAGTTCAGCGTAGTCAAATTGGAGTATGAGGATCTGATAGAGCGGAAAGAGAACTCACCGAGTGAGCTCGCGATTACAGCCGAGGAGAACTCCTCAGATTCGAGCCTAGACGAGGAGATAGAGTACGCTGAAGTCGAGGATCTACTCAACGTGAAGAGGAAACGTCACGAGACCAGAGGCCGGAAGCCAGCCGTCCAAATCGAGCCGCATCTCTGCACGAAATGCGACAAAGAGTACGACAGTCTCTACAAATATCTAGAGCACCTCACCTGTCACGACCTCAAGGCTAACACCTGTCCGCAGTGTCTCAAGACATTCGAGAGGACAACGAAGCTGATGTGGCACTTCAAGATCCACATCAACCAAACGTTCCTGAAGATCAAGTTCCTCAAGACCGAGGAAAAAGCCGGTAAGATATTCCGGTGTAGACATTGCAAGAAGATCGTGACGAAGGATGATTTCTTTGAACATTGGGAGAGGCACTACGCTTTGATGGACTGGAAGAGCCAAAAAAAAATGGACGTTGTCATTGTCAATACGGACAAGAATAACAAGAATCTCTCGGAAACTATGATGAAAAATATTATAG ATTACATACTGGGCGATCCGAAGTTCAAGCGCCAAAAGATTTGCGTCGTCTGCAAGAGGACCTTCAACCGGCAGAGCGACGTCAAGCGCCACCTGGTGGAGCACCTGCTCAAGGACGCGCAGGTCAACGGCGAGAGGAGCTTCTTCAACTGGTCGTTGAG ATGTCAAATATGTTCGGAGGCCTTCGACAAGGCGAGCTCGTACAAGAGCCACCTGCGGGAGCACGCGTCGCTGCCGATATACACGTGCGAGCTGTGCGACCGCGTCTTCAGCGACTCGAGCAACTTCACCAAGCACAAGAAGGTCCACAACCTGCAGAACTACAGATGCGAGATATGCAACAAAAAATTTCAGACCCTGCCGTATCTCGAGAAGCACATGGAG ATACACAAAGAGAAGCCAATTAAATGTCCCTGTTGCCCGGTGATGTCGTACACTCCGTCCTTAAACAGGAGACACATCAGGATGCATCACGTAAAGGGCACAAAAACGCTGTGTCCTATTTGTTCGGAGCGATTCCACACACTCAAAATGAAATGGGACCATCTGTGGCAAGTCCATAAATTGAGGAAGGAGAAATGGGATTGTAACCTGTGCGGGTCCAGCTACAGGAAATTCAAAGACCTGAAGGACCATTACAAAGATGTGCACCGCAAGAAATACTTGAAGCTCATGTCTGGGAATAAGAAGGATAAGATAAAGAAGTTGCTATTGCAAGCTAACGTGACGGTTAAAAGTGAACCTGCAGAAGAATCTAATGAAATGGTGGACATAATAAACtag